A stretch of the Rhizomicrobium sp. genome encodes the following:
- a CDS encoding PepSY domain-containing protein yields MSGTRALGAWRFVHTWTSLVCTAFLLMLCLTGLPLIFQDELEDAFPGGPVPAAAVAGKPVLPLDRFAQAARGRYPQDALRSLFLDDDAPQVFAVLAPSIDAPNAANHVLTMDAHTGVVLRDSLHPAGGGADAFLTFARILHAELFLGLPGDLFLAVMALLFLAALASGVVLYAPFARRAPFGTVRNAGSNRLLWLDLHNVLGIVVAAWLLVVGFTGLMNTLSTPLFGLWEITDVAKMLAGYDKLPVVTPTTSIQSAVDAALHAMPGSAVSSITMPTHVDGSPLHYVVWTKGASPLTARLMTPVLVDARTGRVARVVALPAYLRAVEISRPLHFGDYGGLPLKILWALFDMVAIAVLGSGLYLWAAKRFGRSVRTDATGELVPAPAE; encoded by the coding sequence TTGTCCGGTACGCGTGCCCTGGGGGCCTGGCGCTTTGTCCACACCTGGACAAGCCTCGTCTGCACGGCGTTCCTGCTGATGCTTTGCCTGACAGGGCTGCCGCTCATCTTCCAGGACGAGCTCGAGGACGCGTTTCCCGGCGGGCCGGTGCCGGCGGCGGCCGTCGCCGGGAAGCCAGTCCTTCCGCTCGACCGTTTCGCGCAGGCCGCGCGCGGGCGATATCCGCAGGACGCTTTGCGCAGCCTCTTTCTCGACGACGATGCGCCGCAGGTCTTTGCGGTCCTTGCGCCGTCCATCGATGCGCCGAACGCCGCCAATCACGTCTTGACGATGGACGCGCATACGGGCGTCGTGCTGCGGGACTCCCTGCATCCGGCAGGCGGCGGCGCGGACGCTTTTCTCACCTTCGCTCGCATCCTGCATGCGGAGCTCTTTCTCGGGCTTCCGGGCGACCTCTTCCTCGCCGTGATGGCGTTGCTGTTCCTCGCCGCGCTGGCGTCCGGCGTCGTGCTCTATGCGCCGTTCGCCCGGCGCGCCCCGTTCGGCACGGTGCGCAATGCCGGCAGCAATCGCTTGCTCTGGCTCGATCTGCACAACGTCCTGGGCATCGTCGTCGCCGCCTGGCTGCTGGTCGTGGGCTTCACGGGGCTGATGAACACGCTCTCCACGCCGTTGTTCGGTCTGTGGGAGATCACCGATGTCGCAAAGATGCTCGCAGGCTATGACAAGCTGCCGGTCGTCACGCCCACGACGTCGATTCAAAGTGCCGTAGACGCGGCGTTGCACGCCATGCCCGGTTCTGCCGTCTCGTCCATCACGATGCCGACGCATGTCGACGGCAGTCCGTTGCACTATGTCGTCTGGACCAAGGGCGCGTCGCCGCTCACCGCGCGCCTGATGACGCCGGTGCTGGTCGATGCGCGGACCGGGCGGGTCGCGCGCGTCGTCGCCCTGCCGGCCTATCTCCGGGCCGTGGAAATATCGCGCCCGCTGCACTTCGGCGATTACGGCGGATTGCCGCTCAAGATCCTCTGGGCGCTGTTCGACATGGTCGCCATCGCGGTCCTCGGCAGCGGCCTCTATCTCTGGGCGGCCAAGCGTTTCGGCCGTTCCGTCAGGACCGATGCGACGGGCGAGCTTGTGCCCGCGCCTGCGGAGTAG
- a CDS encoding class I SAM-dependent methyltransferase has protein sequence MAPPSSNPIADRRIDAVLQRLHRRATRQLPGLVVHLALEALKELVGGPRPVEAAYYRDKLIPIDRGQGWLIYTLCRAQQARRVVEFGTSYGVSTLYLAAAMRDQGAGLVIGTEIDAEKARHARSHFAEAGVADLIDLREGDALETLKDCGGPVDFLLVDGFPKLARPIIELMAPQLRKGAIVIADNVGHFPKTFVDYLDFVRRPANGFVSTLLPLRGGTEFSVKI, from the coding sequence ATGGCTCCGCCATCTTCGAATCCCATCGCCGATCGGCGGATCGACGCGGTTCTGCAGCGCCTGCACCGCCGGGCCACCCGGCAATTGCCGGGGCTGGTCGTCCATTTGGCGTTGGAGGCCCTGAAGGAGCTGGTAGGCGGCCCGCGGCCTGTCGAGGCGGCGTATTATCGCGACAAGCTGATCCCGATCGATCGCGGCCAAGGCTGGCTGATCTACACGCTCTGCCGCGCCCAGCAGGCCCGGCGTGTCGTCGAGTTCGGAACTTCCTATGGCGTCTCCACGCTCTACCTTGCCGCGGCGATGCGCGATCAAGGCGCCGGTCTCGTCATCGGGACGGAGATCGACGCCGAGAAAGCGCGGCACGCGCGAAGCCATTTTGCGGAGGCCGGCGTTGCAGACCTGATCGACCTGCGAGAGGGCGACGCGCTCGAAACCCTCAAAGACTGCGGCGGTCCCGTCGATTTTCTCCTGGTCGACGGCTTTCCCAAGCTCGCCAGGCCCATCATCGAGCTGATGGCGCCGCAACTGCGCAAGGGCGCGATCGTCATCGCCGACAATGTGGGACATTTTCCCAAGACCTTTGTTGACTATCTGGACTTCGTGCGACGCCCGGCAAACGGCTTCGTCTCGACCCTGCTGCCGCTGCGCGGCGGAACGGAATTTTCCGTGAAGATCTGA
- a CDS encoding TonB-dependent siderophore receptor — translation MRIRIWGTWAGAALLGTGSLLRGGAALAQDIRDKDSKIETVVVTGSLLTSHSTTGSKTDTPIIQTPQSISVINRNQITLQNPQDISQAIGYSAGVTPAMFGYDPRFPQFQVRGFSEFYNGVFQDGTRLFASDFIGPLLEPYGLEQIDILRGPTSVLYGQNAPGGLVNIVSKRPQADAFAELQLQLGNYDRYDGRWDLNAPLTDDGTVLARLTGVYRQSGTQYVNVPDDETYIAPALTWKPRAGTSLTILASYQRVSGGESEEAFDRAVLPPGYPQSIWRFDPLFNTSTQQTFAIGYQFDQVLADDWNLHQSFRYTDSRANLLTVNPLYFDSATTLAMEAEHLTNTLDAVTLDTNVTGKAETGPVKHTLIFGVDYQNDPFSALDLVGDAPDADYFALSYNLPIAPPTTVSSSVHQGASQVGVYAQDQMAFDDHWFLTAGLRQDWSSIKTVNYAGAFFGTAPAQQDDGALTGRAGLVYVSDIGLAPYVSYSTSFVPQSGTDFFGKPFSPLTGRQYEAGIRYMPKGGWISATLSLYDLTEQHVLSADPDIAHNGFQVETGEERSRGIEFETVVTPLPGLNVTGAYTYDDVRITESTDPTEIDRQPANTPPTQVSLFGDYTFQDGALQGFGLGGGMRYASETYTDTTNTIRTGSLTFFDADAHYEVANWRIALNVDNVADSRTQLCFGQVCHFSRGRTIIGSLTRHFE, via the coding sequence ATGCGTATCAGGATATGGGGGACATGGGCGGGTGCGGCGCTGCTGGGAACGGGGAGCCTGCTGCGCGGCGGCGCGGCCCTTGCGCAGGACATTCGCGACAAGGATTCGAAGATCGAGACCGTCGTCGTCACGGGAAGCCTGCTGACCAGCCATTCGACGACCGGCAGCAAGACAGACACGCCGATCATCCAGACGCCACAGTCGATCTCGGTGATCAACCGAAACCAGATCACGCTGCAGAACCCACAGGATATCAGCCAGGCGATCGGCTACTCGGCCGGCGTGACGCCGGCGATGTTCGGCTACGATCCGCGCTTTCCGCAGTTCCAGGTGCGCGGCTTCAGTGAGTTCTACAACGGCGTCTTCCAGGACGGCACGCGCCTTTTCGCCAGCGACTTCATCGGTCCGCTGCTGGAACCTTATGGCCTCGAACAGATCGATATCCTGCGCGGTCCGACCTCGGTGCTCTACGGCCAGAACGCACCGGGCGGCCTGGTCAATATCGTCTCCAAGCGTCCGCAGGCCGACGCCTTTGCGGAGCTTCAGCTTCAGCTGGGCAACTACGACCGCTATGACGGTCGCTGGGATCTGAACGCGCCGCTGACCGACGACGGCACGGTGCTGGCGCGGCTGACCGGCGTCTATCGCCAGTCCGGCACGCAATACGTCAATGTGCCCGATGACGAAACCTACATCGCGCCGGCGCTGACCTGGAAGCCGCGCGCCGGCACTTCGCTCACCATCCTCGCGAGCTATCAGCGCGTCTCGGGCGGCGAATCGGAAGAGGCGTTCGACCGGGCGGTGCTGCCGCCCGGCTATCCGCAGTCGATCTGGCGCTTCGATCCCCTGTTCAACACCTCGACGCAGCAAACCTTCGCCATCGGCTACCAGTTCGACCAGGTCCTGGCCGACGACTGGAACCTGCACCAGTCGTTCCGTTACACGGATTCGCGCGCGAATTTGCTCACCGTCAATCCGCTGTATTTCGACAGCGCCACGACGCTCGCGATGGAGGCCGAGCATCTGACCAATACGCTCGATGCCGTCACGCTCGACACCAATGTCACGGGCAAGGCCGAGACCGGCCCGGTGAAGCACACGCTGATCTTCGGCGTGGACTATCAGAACGATCCGTTTTCGGCGCTCGATCTGGTCGGCGATGCCCCCGATGCCGATTACTTCGCGTTGTCCTACAACCTGCCCATCGCCCCGCCGACTACCGTGTCGTCGTCGGTGCATCAAGGCGCCAGTCAAGTCGGTGTCTATGCGCAGGACCAGATGGCGTTCGACGATCACTGGTTCCTGACGGCTGGGCTGCGCCAAGACTGGTCGTCGATCAAGACCGTCAACTACGCCGGCGCCTTCTTCGGCACCGCGCCGGCGCAGCAGGATGACGGCGCGCTCACCGGCCGCGCCGGCCTCGTCTATGTCTCCGATATCGGTCTGGCCCCCTATGTGAGCTATTCGACGTCTTTCGTGCCCCAATCGGGCACCGATTTCTTCGGCAAGCCGTTCAGCCCGCTCACCGGCCGGCAATATGAAGCGGGCATCCGCTACATGCCCAAGGGCGGCTGGATCAGCGCAACGCTGTCGCTCTACGACCTCACCGAGCAGCATGTCCTGAGCGCCGATCCCGATATCGCGCACAATGGCTTCCAGGTGGAGACCGGCGAGGAACGCTCGCGCGGCATCGAGTTCGAGACCGTCGTGACTCCCCTCCCCGGCCTGAACGTCACGGGCGCTTATACCTATGACGACGTGCGCATCACCGAGTCCACCGATCCGACCGAGATCGACCGTCAGCCGGCCAACACGCCGCCCACCCAAGTCTCGCTGTTCGGCGACTACACGTTCCAGGATGGCGCCTTGCAAGGGTTCGGGCTTGGCGGCGGCATGCGCTATGCCAGCGAAACCTATACCGACACCACCAATACGATCCGCACCGGCAGCCTGACCTTCTTCGACGCCGACGCGCATTACGAAGTCGCGAACTGGCGCATCGCGCTCAACGTCGACAACGTCGCCGACAGCCGGACGCAGCTCTGTTTCGGCCAAGTGTGCCACTTCAGCCGCGGCCGCACCATCATCGGCAGCCTCACGCGGCACTTCGAGTAA
- the glgA gene encoding glycogen synthase GlgA, which produces METMRVLFATPEMEDFISVGGLAAVSAALPRALAPFGEVRVIIPGYREVLRHLAPLEIIATCRESAGLPACTLGLAKTADGLPVYAVICPELYERDGGPYGDAQQRDWPDNDIRFARFASAAAQLASGLLDPHWRPDVVHCNDWQSALIPAYLAWSGADVPTVLTIHNLAYQGLFDRTAARRIGAPESAFHIDGLEFYGKTSFLKAGLIYATHLTTVSATYAREITTPEHGCGLEGLLRRRADARQLSGILNGIDESWDPRTCPALAAPFAVGEWDGKTVNADHVRKEFGLALSRGPLFGLVARLVHQKGVDLVLAAADTIVKAGGQIIVTGKGETEFEEALKDVERRNPDSIAAAIRFDDGEARRIFAGSDFTLMPSRFEPCGLSQMYAQRFGSLPIGRQTGGLSETIVDGETGFLFSEPSTESLLEGISRAFATFRTKERLNRMRERAMSQPFGWQHSARNYGQIYESVAA; this is translated from the coding sequence TTGGAAACCATGCGCGTTCTTTTCGCCACGCCGGAGATGGAAGACTTCATAAGCGTCGGAGGCCTTGCTGCCGTATCCGCGGCGCTGCCGCGTGCTTTGGCGCCGTTCGGCGAGGTCCGTGTGATCATTCCCGGCTACCGCGAGGTGCTCCGCCATCTTGCCCCTTTGGAGATCATAGCGACATGCCGCGAAAGCGCCGGGCTTCCCGCCTGCACGCTCGGGCTAGCCAAGACCGCGGACGGCCTGCCGGTCTATGCGGTGATCTGTCCTGAATTGTACGAACGCGACGGCGGCCCCTACGGCGACGCTCAGCAACGCGACTGGCCCGACAACGACATCCGGTTCGCCCGTTTTGCGTCGGCGGCCGCCCAACTTGCGTCGGGACTGCTCGACCCGCACTGGCGGCCGGATGTTGTCCACTGCAATGATTGGCAATCGGCGCTGATCCCCGCCTACCTGGCGTGGAGCGGCGCGGATGTCCCCACCGTGCTGACCATCCACAATCTGGCCTATCAGGGATTGTTCGACCGCACCGCCGCGCGCCGGATCGGCGCGCCGGAGAGCGCGTTCCACATCGACGGCCTGGAATTCTACGGCAAGACCTCGTTCCTGAAGGCCGGCCTGATCTACGCCACGCATCTCACCACGGTGAGCGCGACCTATGCCCGCGAGATCACGACGCCCGAACATGGCTGCGGCCTGGAAGGCCTGCTGCGGCGCAGAGCGGACGCCCGGCAGCTGAGCGGGATCCTGAACGGCATCGACGAGAGCTGGGATCCGCGTACCTGTCCGGCGCTGGCGGCGCCTTTCGCGGTCGGCGAATGGGATGGGAAGACCGTCAATGCCGATCACGTGCGCAAGGAATTCGGATTGGCGCTGTCGCGCGGTCCGCTTTTCGGCCTGGTGGCACGACTCGTCCATCAAAAGGGCGTGGACCTTGTCCTCGCGGCGGCGGATACGATCGTCAAGGCCGGCGGCCAGATCATCGTTACCGGCAAGGGCGAGACCGAGTTCGAAGAAGCCCTGAAAGACGTCGAGCGTCGCAACCCCGACAGCATCGCCGCCGCGATCCGCTTCGACGATGGCGAGGCGCGGCGCATTTTCGCCGGCAGCGATTTCACCTTGATGCCGTCGCGGTTCGAGCCCTGTGGCCTCAGCCAGATGTATGCGCAGCGCTTCGGCTCGCTGCCCATCGGACGCCAGACCGGCGGACTTTCGGAGACCATTGTCGACGGCGAGACCGGCTTCCTGTTCTCGGAGCCTTCGACGGAATCCCTGCTCGAGGGGATCTCCCGGGCCTTCGCGACCTTTCGGACGAAGGAACGCCTGAACCGGATGCGCGAGCGGGCGATGTCCCAGCCCTTCGGCTGGCAGCATTCGGCGCGAAACTATGGGCAGATTTACGAGAGCGTGGCCGCCTAA
- a CDS encoding iron transporter — MRRTIAVSLGFLFGGLLSTAQAGEFYVGEPVVADGLQIVPNYLVGIEMDRMPPGGAMGPNSVHLEADVHATADEKHGFSEDAWIPYLTIRYTLTKVGAKFKKTGTLAPMTAGDGPHYANNVVMDGPGTYQLTYEISPPSANGFIRHVDKATGVPAWWKPIRAHWTFAYPSRTK; from the coding sequence ATGCGCAGGACAATCGCGGTTTCACTAGGATTTCTGTTCGGCGGACTGCTGTCCACGGCGCAAGCCGGCGAATTCTATGTCGGCGAGCCCGTCGTGGCGGACGGTCTGCAGATCGTTCCGAATTACCTGGTCGGGATCGAGATGGATCGCATGCCGCCGGGCGGCGCGATGGGGCCGAATTCGGTGCATTTGGAAGCGGATGTTCACGCCACCGCGGACGAGAAACACGGGTTCTCCGAGGATGCGTGGATACCTTATCTCACCATCCGCTATACGCTCACCAAGGTGGGCGCCAAGTTCAAGAAGACCGGAACGCTGGCGCCGATGACGGCCGGTGACGGGCCGCACTACGCCAACAACGTCGTCATGGACGGACCGGGTACTTACCAGCTCACGTATGAGATTTCCCCGCCGTCGGCCAACGGCTTCATCCGCCACGTCGACAAGGCGACCGGCGTTCCTGCGTGGTGGAAGCCGATCAGGGCGCATTGGACGTTCGCCTATCCGAGCAGGACCAAGTGA